In a single window of the Candidatus Methylomirabilota bacterium genome:
- a CDS encoding TetR family transcriptional regulator C-terminal domain-containing protein, translated as MRPQTVRGSRTKNRVIEAAFRLIHRQGFNNTSLEDILRESGVGKGNFYHYFESKDELGYAILDRLAFWATEELGREVFDRGEDPLEEIFCLFERIASAQRKAACVGGCPLGNLALEMSDIHDGFRQRIGEILRNWRDHISEAIRRAQDQGQLARNMHSQRLADFIIAGIEGAILSARVHKDPSILDGCFDELKRHVGMYRPD; from the coding sequence ATGAGGCCACAGACGGTCAGAGGATCGAGAACCAAAAACCGCGTGATTGAGGCCGCCTTTCGGTTGATACACCGGCAGGGATTCAATAACACCAGCCTGGAAGACATTCTGCGGGAGAGTGGTGTCGGGAAGGGGAACTTCTATCACTATTTCGAGAGCAAGGACGAACTGGGGTATGCAATCCTGGATCGCCTAGCTTTCTGGGCGACGGAGGAACTTGGGCGGGAGGTTTTTGACAGAGGTGAGGATCCGCTGGAAGAGATCTTCTGCCTGTTCGAGCGCATCGCATCCGCCCAGCGGAAGGCAGCGTGCGTGGGGGGATGCCCCCTTGGGAATCTCGCGCTCGAGATGAGCGACATTCACGATGGGTTCCGTCAACGGATCGGAGAAATCCTCAGGAACTGGCGGGATCACATCTCGGAGGCGATCAGGAGGGCCCAGGATCAGGGACAATTGGCCCGAAACATGCACTCGCAGCGTCTGGCCGATTTCATTATCGCGGGGATTGAGGGAGCGATTCTCTCGGCCAGGGTTCACAAGGACCCCTCGATCCTTGATGGCTGCTTTGACGAACTCAAAAGACATGTGGGGATGTACCGTCCCGACTAA